The Cinclus cinclus chromosome Z, bCinCin1.1, whole genome shotgun sequence genome contains the following window.
GATAACTGATCATGACCAAGCTGTCGCCTGTCATGATCAGGGCTGATCCCTCTGCACCCCAGCACTACTGGGGCTCCCCTCACCCTCCTTCTGCCCATAGGTCTGGGGTTCTTCCCCCCGCTCTGTAGATCAGCTGTAGGTGTTTAAGATGTCTGTGTTCTATTGTTATTTTTGGGAAAGGGACTGGAGGGTTCCTAATTTCAGGGTGGCATGGAGCGTGGGTCATTGTCTCATTGATGGCTCTGCAAGATCCCTGTGTGGAAGGAGTTTTGGGCCTGGTAGGGTTGGGAAAGTCACTGGAGGGGTGAGGAAGAGCCCACAGCAGGGTTCAACACTGGGTTCTGGCTGGATCCTGTAGGCATTTTCCAGTTCTCCCTGCCAGAATATGCTCTAGGTTCTGGCAGCACAGGCTATAGCCCTGACTGAGGCAGACTCTGCATCCTGGAGAGAGACCAGCACCATATGGAGACCCAGACCATCAGATCACACAGGGTCATGTGCTTCTGCTGTGCAGAGAACAGACcccctcctgcctttcccagggATGGATCTGACTGGGCTACCCTCCTCAGGCCTGAGCCTGACCCAGCAGCTTTGGGTTgatgtcccagcctggctgtaGCCCACCCCCACCACCTGACCTGACACCACCATCTATAGGTACAACCCACACTGGGCTCCCTTGGGACTGGTGTGAGGTAGGAAGGAGGATAAGACACTTACATACTATTGTTGTTTGTGAGTTCTGAAACAGTAATAGACTTTACTATAGGGGAACATGATGGCTGTGTTAGGAGTGCTTTCCACGAAGCCCCAAAAGCTTTTGATCCACAAGAGCCACAGctgcttctcattttccttGTGGTTTTGTGGATGATTTTGAGCCTTCAGTGTTCTTCTCTATCAGAAGTAAATCTGATTGTAAATTTCAGGTGATTtggttttttctctcttcagtcCCAAAGCCTGTAGTTCTTTGACAACTGAATGGGCCACCAGCAAACAGCCCAACAATCACATTTGCAATGATATTGAATTCAATACATATGGCTGAGTATGCTTTCAATAgttcttcagcatttttctaGTGGATGCTATACACcaagaaaacaacaaatctCAAAACAATGATAAATTTCTAAGGAGGGAGAGGCAAACACAGATTTCCATGCCTCAGGACAGGGGTAAAGAAATAACTCATCAGGGGTAATAGGAAGCCTGTTGTACCACTTGTGAATTTTTGACACCTGGCTGTTGAATTCCACTGGTTTTGCTTCTTTCACATACCACAGAGAGTCAGTGAGAATGTCTGTGCCTAAATCTGGGATTTTATCAGGACATGACCCAGTGAGTGCTGGCTGTGGCCATTCTGGGTGCTTGCACCATTGTTGACTGCACAGGAACAAGAAAAACCTGGCTCCTTAAGGACAAGGATCCAGCAAGGAAACAAGAATGACATGACTTAGTGATGCTGTTCCTCTTGCTGAAAGCTTTCTAGAAGACTTCACCCATTAACCTCACAACAGCTGCATGTGACACAGCTGGACTTGATGTAATGAGGTTCCCAAATGGACCTTAGGAGACATCTAGTTTACAGAAACTCAGTGTTGCTGGTTTACTGGGATAATACTGATAGGTACAACAAGCTCTGTCCTGAGGAGGGTGGCACCTGCAAAAGGATCTGCCAGGGAACTTTGGGCCAAGGAGTTCCAACTGAGTGGTGAAAAACACTGTGGGTGACAGCACCCATACCCAGAACACTGATAGTATTGCACCATAAAGCATTGTGCTTGTATATCTAGGAAAACACAGAGAGTGAGACTCTGTAAAGCACAGAGTTGAAAGAGGAATGGCCCAGGAGAGCTGCAACAGCACAGGGAGTCAGGACTCATGGAAGCTTGAAGTTGTGCAAGAGCTTGTGAGCTGAAAAGGAGCTCAGAGAAGAGCTTGGTGGTGAcatctgcagggacaggagactGGGGGAGTGTGAGCATGCCCCAAATGGAGAGCACTTAGGGAATTCTCTCTCATACCCAAAGACCCTACCTGAGCTCAACAGTAACAGTAACAACCTCCATAAGAGAGGTAATAAGAAGAGAGattttttgaagtatttaaaagatatGTAGATGTGGTATTTATggacatgatttagtggtggGCTTATTGTACTGGCTTAGTGGTTAGACTTGATGATTACATgttttccaacataaatgatTCCGTGATTTGAAAGTGATGCATGATGAGAGCAGCCTAGGCTGGACTTGGGCACATTAATCAGGGGTGTGTTCCTCAACATCCTCTGCTGCATGTggaaagagagaggagagggacagaTGTGAGAAGGTTTTGGAGGTGCTTGTGGGAGAAAGTGCTGAGGTAGCCAGGGAAAAGGCTGGAACTAAGATCCCTGTGAGACTCATGGAGCTTGTACCTACTGTCTGAGGGAAGATGTGTGAGAATCACACTGAGGCTGGTGGGACGCTCTTTCCAAAGAGGAAGCTTATGCCACATGTGATTTCCCTGTGGGGCTGTCTCATTTCTGTGTGAGCGCCTCTCCTGTGCAGGGTTGTGCAGACACCTTTCCTGAGCAGCTCACACTGAGTCCTGCCCAGAGACTTCATGGTCAGAGCCACCATGGCCCTGCCAGCGCTGGCTCTGACATTCCTCCTGGCCCTTGCTCCTCTGCATGCATGGGGACAGATGCACCATGGTCCTGTGCCTCCATCGGTACATAAGGAAGCAGGTAAGAGTGGACTGTGCCTCTCTCTTACAAAACTGGTTTTGCTGCTCCTCTACCTGCATATTTGCTACATGGCCTTATCCTGCTCAGCCCATaactgggctgggaggggagggctgAAGCTGGTATCTGCATATGCCTGAGACACTCAGGCATCCTTCGGGTTGTGGTGGGACAAAGCTCTATTTGGGGTGGAGGGCAGCAAGCCTCGGTGCACTGGGAAACTTCCATGAGTGTTGGACTTGCAGCGTCCCTCTAGGAAGTGGGTAGTgttgcagggagcaggaggtggcCAACTCTTGTTATGCAGCAGACAGATGAATCCAGGGCAATCAGAGCAGTGATGGCCTTTCTGGGCAATTCAGGCAGCACCCCTGTCACAGGTGATGATGATGTTCATCAAAGATGTGGGGAGTTGTGAGCTCTGTTAGCTGCTCTCTGCCATAGTCCCTGGGATTAGGGAACTGTAGTTGGGTGGGATTGTTCACATCAAAAagcttgttttgttctttctctgtgccAGGAGGGTTAGGGGCATCTCCTGGGTCTCTGCTAGGCTTTTCCTACAAAGAATGTGGGCTTTCCTGTGGTGATTATATCCTGTTCCCTGGGCTTGCTGGTACCTGTTGAGGTCCTTATAGGCCACAGCATGGGTAAGGAACCTGAGCTGTGAGTATTCTCTGTGTAGGGAAATGGGAGCAGAAGTGGCTAACTAAATCATCAGATGGTGATGACTCATGCTGCCCATCACTGGTGGCTCAAGGCATGCTCCCCTTCCAGCAGTGGGCACCTCTCAAGTATCCAGGGCAGGATGGAATCTCTCCTCTCCTAGTCTGTACTCATGTCTGAGACTGACCTAAAAGGATCCTTAGGCAGGGTGTGTGTTACTTCAGGGTTTTTAATGGCAGGAGGGTGGAAGGTGTGTGAGGGGGGTGCCTGATGAGGCTGGGACCAAGTCAATGGACCTCTGTCAATGAAGTGTGTGCTCTGAGAACACTGAGAGAGACACTGTTGAGGGGGAAGAAGTTTCGTGTCTACACCATGTGGTCTAAAAGGATGGGGCTGGTGACCACTGGCCTTTGGTGTGGAGAGCTGGGAGGAGGGTTGCGATGATGGTGTGGAAACCCACTGCCAGAAAAGGGAAGTGGTGAATGCTGGCTGGCAGGAAGTGGGCAGTTGAAGCTGAAGAAAGGTGTTCCATCCTCATTCAGGAAAGGCCACCTCCATGCCCACTTCCTCCTCATGGACTTGTTCTGCACACAGTGAGCATGGTGACATGTCTGCCAGGGCAGGACAAGGCAGACTCATTCTGGGTGAAGGGCAGAGGCTAGGCTGAGTGCATTGAGCAGGGTATGAGCTTTGTGGCCACTGGTGTTCTGAGGGGCAGACTCTAGCTGCAAGCTTCTTTCACCAGTGTGGGAAAAGCTGATTAACACACAGAGTCTAGGtatttgatttatttacagttctgcacAGAAGGATGTGCTAGGTGGCAAGTCCACACAGCCAGCACACTGAGGCAGACAAAAGCGGGTATACTTACATAGACATAATCTTTGGCTATTAGTATATCTTACTGAAGTCACTGCCTGCCTGCGTTATTATGACTCATCCTTTCCCTTCTTCACTGTAAAAGCACAGTGTTCCAAGAAATCATGGTACATGCTAGGAGAGTGGTGGTCTTTTTGAGAGAAGGAAGCAAATGAACTGAAAACGTGGGTTTTTTATGACAAATAAGAGCAAGGATTCATCACTAGGGTGATGAATAATGGAACAAAACTCATCAAAACTCATCAAAACTGGGTGTTTTCTAGCTCACAGGCAAACAGCATGGAtgagcagggtttttttctttttttttcttcttttttttcccatttcaagGACTTagacaatttatttttctgtctgcctCATTCCTGTAGTTATTGCTTCCGCTGCAGAATTGCTTTGTTCTTTCACTTGTTACCTGCAACTTTACTCCTGTTACTCACCATTGCTGCTGGTAGTCAATTCATGGGACCAAGCTGTGGAGTCATGAATGGCAGCAGTGGACGTGGATCTGGTGCACTCCCACAGCCCCTGTATTTGTGGGAGAGAgcagcatcccccaggctgCTGGAACCCTCGGGCTGGGgtgtctctgcagcagcaggtgggCTGGAGGGCCTGTGGAGAACCCTCCTGCACTGCCCCTGAGGCTGTGAGGAGGGATAAAGCATCTGGGGGATGGGGCTCATCCTGGGAGGGGCCCTCTCTGCCACTCCCTCCTCTGAAGAGAGGGGGACTGGCACCCCTCTGGATGGAACACCCTCACCCCTGAGGATGCTGCTGGAGCCCAGTGACCCTCAGGCTCTGCCTCCTGTCCTTTGCACACAGGAAAATGTAAAGTTCCCCCTGACTGGGACCCCAAACTGCAGTTTAACCCAAAGAGGAGCAGCTATGACTTGAATGAAGTggtgcagctcagctgtgctgggaagttCGTGCCATCTGTACCACAGATCCAATGCATTTCCAGAGGGGCCCAGACCCTGTGGAATGAGACTGCCACCTGCAAAAGTAAGCACAGCCCTGCACCACCCTGACCCAGGGTCCTGAGCTGGTGACTGACCCTCTGTGACGTGGCCATGCACATGACAGGGCAGGAATGGGAGACCTGGAGACCTTGGCTTTTCCCCAGTCCTGGCAGTGACAATGCTCTTTTTGTCTGTAGGCACCTTGCTGCAGGTACCTGCTGTGGTCTGTACTCCTggggagaggagtccttcccaGCCAGCGTTTCCTGCCTCAGCATGGAGTAGGAATAGATGCAGGGGCTCTGCTTGTTTGCCTGGAAAGCTTCTCTAGTGTTTGGGTTGTCTCTGGTGTGGGAGGCTGTTAATACAGCATGGCTCACCTGTCCATGAGGGAGACAATAAAATGGCAGCTCAAGCACTCCGTGGAGGGGGTGGAATCCAAGGGAGTCTTGTCAGTCCTGGAGATGGGGAGACGAGGAGCCCTGTGTGCTTGGAGAGTACCTGGGCTCATGACACTCGTATGTGTTGGGATGAACAGTCAGAGAGACCTCTCCCTTGTCTCCTCTCATAACCTCCCAAAAAATACTCCTCATCCAATTTTACCTCTGATAGAAACATGCCAAAGGCCTGCTTGGTGGGACCCCAGACTCCAGCTGGCACCAGCCCGTGACTGTTACACAGAGAATGAAGAAGTGACTCTGAGCTGCAGCAATGGTTTCCAGCCATCCTTCACCCATGTCAAATGTGCAAACACAATTCAACCATTGGATTATTCTGGATCTCTGAAGGAAGACATGTGGCTAGGGAGAAAGAGCAGTGGAGTGTGGATTCATGTTCAGGGGAACATAGTGTGCATTGGTAAGCAGGGTGTCAGGAAGTGCTTCCTACCAGGCTCTGTGGTCAGTTTCTGCCCCATTCATCCATCTCCATCACTGTGGCCAGGGATGTAATTCTGATGCCATATCAGGGCTGCTTGGATCTCAGGCATTTGATACCTGAGATTAATCCCCTACTGAATTCTGGCATCCTTGTCTGGACAGgcctcagccccagctgacACTCACCCACAAGGAAGTCCCCTCCCAACCAGCCTTGCCAAGGCACCCCATCATAGCAGATGGATGCGTCACCTTCCCTTTCATTTCAGGGGCTAAAGGGGCTGCTGGGGATTGCTGAGGCCCCACCACATACCCTGCTCCTCCTTGAAACCTCCTAGCCCAACTAACACCCACTTTCTTCTCTGCCAGAAACATGCCAAAAACCCCACTGGGACTCCAGACTCCAGCTGGCACCAGACCAGGAGAGATACAAGAAGAATGAAGAAGTGATGCTGAGCTGTCCCAAGGGTTTCCAGCCACCCTTCACCCATGTCAAATGTACAGGAAAAATTCTCTCTATTATCAATGGAAAACCTTTATACAGAGAAGCTTGGAATGGAAGGgacagcagaggcagctggacCAACATTCAGCCCAACCCAGGCAGGGTACAGTGCCTTGGTaaggaggcaggagcagggaaggcagccTGTGGGGGCACAGGAAGCTTCTGGCTCTGTGTGCCTGAGGGAATGGCAGGTGCTGCTGAAGGCAGTGTTGAGGCAGCTCCTTAGTCTGCCCTGGTGGAGATGGCTGATGCCAGCTTTTGTCCCTGAGGATCCTGGCAGGAGGGAGTTTTGGTACAAAGGTCCCCACCTTGATACCAAAGTAGCCATTTTGGCAGTAACCAGcgctgcccatggcacaggaggTCAGGGACCGTGCAAGGCTTCAGGCTTTTTTtcacacacacagggctgggtgGTGTGTCTCCCTGAGATCTCCCTAAGGGCTTTTGGCAAGAGTATGTGCCAGAAAGTGGGGTCACATGTGTAGGTCTGACAGGTGTTTGTGGCACAGGTGGCAAGGGTAAAGGTGTGGCACTCTCCTAGTGTGCTGGTCCCTACTCCTTGCCCTGATGCATACTGTCACTGCAGAGCCAGCTTTGGGGCTCAGACTTTATTCCTTCTCAGGAGAAATCAGGGTCCTGCCTGTGGGACAAAGAGGGCACCACAGTCTCTGGGCAGGCTTTGTGCAAAGTACAAACCCCTCATGGATTCCCTTgactccagctcctcctggcccTTCCCAGGAGTCCTGGGGAAGAATTTTGGAGTCCTTCTTTGTCCTAATCCTCTTGCCAAGAATTGATGTGGaagggctgctctgtgcagtgtcCTGAAGCTCATCTCTTGCCCTGATGGGCCAGGGAAGGGGATGCCCTGCTCCAATCCCTTGCTtgccctgcagagccacagTTCCCAGCTAACATCTTCCCATTTTGTTGGTGCAGGGAAATGCCAGAAGCCCCAGTGGGACCCCAAGTTAATCTTTGACCCAAACCAGGGGACCTACAACCCAAATGAAGTGGTGAAGATGAGGTGCCCTGAGGGGTACTGGCCTCCACCCATGGAGATCAAATGTGTGACATTGAAGCCAAGAGAAATTTCTGTGATACCTCGTAGTGGCTGGGTAGTGAGGAATACCACAGACACCTGGCAGCTTATGGAAGAGAACCTGACCTGTCTGGGTAAGTGAGTGAGTCAGACACTCTCCCAGcactctcagcctgtcctccgCAGGCATGGAGAGCAATCCTGCATGTGTGACACAGTGCCCTGTGCTCACGGTGGTCAGGGCATGGCAGAGAAATCCAGAGGAAATTCTGGATCCATCCCAGGTTTATGTCTGTGTTGTTGGCAACTCTGGCATATGTAGTCTGGGAGAAGGCAGAATGTCCTTGTCCactctgtgctggggacaggcaaGTGAGGGAATGGTGCAGTTTGTGGAGTTTGATGTCAAGGCTtggtggggaagggagggacTGATCCTCTTGGAATATTCCCTTCACAGAGGTCCTCCAGGTTGTCCCTGAGACCTTGAAGGTTTCCAGCACCAGCATCAAACTGAACTGGACCTGCATGCTCACTAACATGTGCCAGCATATTCGGGCCAGGTGCCGGCTGGAGCGGCGTTCCTCCTCAAACTGTGAGGCTGAGGAGGTGAAGGGAGAAGAGATATTACAAGGCCAGGAGGGAACCTTcacctgctcccctctgcagcccttCACTGTCTACAGTGTCACTATCTCCCTGCTGCCTAGCACAATCTTGTACACACGGCTCCTCAGCACAAAGGAAATGGGTATGTTTACATTAAATGTCAGGATGCCCTTCACTCTGAAGCTCAGCCAGAgcatctgctccctgctgtgaTGTGCCTGGGATCAGAACTGCTTGCAGCCTGTGGGGATCTGGGAAAGGGGCTGTGAAGGGCCCTACAGCAGGGTGTTCCCCCTCTTCACCACATCATTGCTGCTGCAAAGGCACAAGCAGCCCTTGTGGGGGACAAATTGCTTATCCATGCATGAACCTGTTCTCCTGTGCTTCCAGTGCCAGACAAactggaaaagctgtggctggaTCTCAGCACGGGGTCCCTCAAGTGGAAGACACTGCCCTCCTGCAAAGGGGAGATCATTGGATACCAGGTACCAGGAGTCCATGGAGTGCCTGTGGTCCCCTCACATTGCCTGTAgctctgtgcaggcagcctgaGTAGAGGTGTGAGCTCTCCTTGGCCAGGGCCTACAGGCTGTACACTGCTGGTATTCCTGGTAGGGCCAGGTCCCCTCTTGTGCCCAGCCGGTAGTAGCAGCccctctccacagagctgcccaAGGCAGAAGTGGGGTGTTGGTGCTACTGCCTAGCAGCTCCCTGTCCTTCTTCCAGCTGAACATCACCACCATGAGAGCAGCGGACAGCAGCTTCCTCAAATTCAGTCAGGTGTTGGTGAACCAGTCTGTCTCCGAGTATGTGCCACCACATcaggcagctggcagcaaaTACCTGGTGACAGTGCAGGGCCTGAcggcagcaggggctggggctgcatcACAGCTGGAATTCCAAACCTACGCCCTGGGTAATGGTTGTTCTGCCCTGTGTCTGGTTGGGGTGGCCTCTCAGGGGGTGAGTATTGagtccagagcagctcccagacCTGTGTGTGCAACCaccctgtcccagctcagacAGGGGCAGGAAGCATGGGCACCTGGCTCAGCAGTGGGCATGAAGCTGGGTGAGTCCTTCCTTGAAGGCTTTCATTGGCAGgtctgcagaggagctgcactGCTTCAGCCACTGTTTATGCCTTTGGTACCAGACCTTCCCACTCTACTCTTCCACTGAAGAAGGTGACACCCATCCCTGCATTTGGGTGCACAAGTGGCTCAAGGTCAGAGAGCCCTAGGGCTGCCGA
Protein-coding sequences here:
- the LOC134057009 gene encoding uncharacterized protein LOC134057009; the protein is MNGSSGRGSGALPQPLYLWERAASPRLLEPSGWGVSAAAGKCKVPPDWDPKLQFNPKRSSYDLNEVVQLSCAGKFVPSVPQIQCISRGAQTLWNETATCKKTCQKPHWDSRLQLAPDQERYKKNEEVMLSCPKGFQPPFTHVKCTGKILSIINGKPLYREAWNGRDSRGSWTNIQPNPGRVQCLEVLQVVPETLKVSSTSIKLNWTCMLTNMCQHIRARCRLERRSSSNCEAEEVKGEEILQGQEGTFTCSPLQPFTVYSVTISLLPSTILYTRLLSTKEMVPDKLEKLWLDLSTGSLKWKTLPSCKGEIIGYQLNITTMRAADSSFLKFSQVLVNQSVSEYVPPHQAAGSKYLVTVQGLTAAGAGAASQLEFQTYALGQPLGPWPESAVIVVVVVVVLLIPLSAGILWFVFCRKKKALPSKAEEDHYTELQPYENVHGDNYCVIKTFLEKDAEQQFVGIGWRGGEKLEAVWLLLTVQACGLDGATCYPQLLSSHLSALVRTSKVDGRFWRKRKVVAADEQGACTAFMWFLKGLPSPVIIEGK